A single genomic interval of Meleagris gallopavo isolate NT-WF06-2002-E0010 breed Aviagen turkey brand Nicholas breeding stock chromosome 6, Turkey_5.1, whole genome shotgun sequence harbors:
- the LOC104911507 gene encoding raftlin, whose product MYGWQLTCVLPTPIVKTNREGNLSTKQIVFLQRPSLPQKAKKKESKFHWRFSKEDMHNKPMKKSRKTKLGSGEKQTAEKQEFEVTENTRNLAAQLSATSGPGPEQQLDGVIDLGDETAGADSRGTLHDVESEGTCPASAEAGDTGGSKAQACPNQSTPDCCEEEEAAGQDCTPGPDGCQGVDGAAADVEPSCE is encoded by the exons ATGTACGGCTGGCAGCTGACGTGCGTCCTTCCTACTCCGATTGTGAAGACAAACAG ggAAGGGAATTTATCTACAAAGCAAATTGTATTTCTTCAGAGACCTTCTTTGCcccagaaagcaaagaaaaaagaatctaaG TTTCACTGGAGGTTCTCCAAAGAAGACATGCACAACAAACCAATGAAGAAATCGAGGAAGACTAAATTAGGTTCTGGGGAGAAGCAGACGGCAGAGAAGCAGGAATTTGAAGTCACGGAGAACACGAGAAACTTAGCAGCACAGCTGTCGGCCACATCAGGGCCtggccctgagcagcagctggatGGCGTCATAGACTTGGGGGATGAAACGGCTGGGGCTGACAGCAGAGGCACCCTCCATGACGTGGAGTCAGAGGGCACGTGTCCTGCCAGTGCTGAGGCCGGTGACACCGGTGGCAGCAAGGCGCAGGCCTGTCCCAACCAGAGCACACCCGACTGCtgcgaggaggaggaggcagcgGGGCAGGACTGCACACCCGGGCCTGATGGCTGCCAGGGGGTTGACGGTGCAGCAGCGGACGTGGAGCCTTCTTGTGAGTAA